Proteins encoded within one genomic window of Halocatena marina:
- a CDS encoding LeuA family protein: protein MSLCDVTLREAGQMPGRAYTIEQKIAAGTALDRLGLPLIQTGFPITGEHDTVVTRRLADTLEAEVVAIARAREDDIAAALESGADIIEVFIPISDRQLEAVIDDSRESAFDAAHEAIDSVRDGGAKAHLTLMDAFRTDAASVAPAFEQFDAPITLADTVGARTPPFVAGYLRTLAELGVSINRVGVHFHDDLGLATANALVSSQLGVDRVDVSVASLGERAGNPALEECVVAIEQDGDSGVVLDELVPVCRAVLDSLDETVDPRKAIIGEAVTAHESGLHTAAMLEDPATFEPYDPEMFGGTRQLLFGARTGQSAARELLERAEREPTDERIENLLERLVDDGPLELDAALEMAERVQ, encoded by the coding sequence ATGAGTCTCTGTGATGTCACGCTTCGTGAGGCAGGCCAGATGCCGGGACGAGCGTACACGATCGAGCAGAAGATCGCAGCGGGAACTGCTCTCGATCGGCTCGGCCTTCCACTCATCCAGACTGGCTTTCCAATCACGGGCGAGCACGATACCGTGGTTACGCGACGGCTGGCCGACACACTCGAGGCCGAGGTCGTCGCAATCGCGCGTGCGCGAGAAGACGACATAGCAGCTGCGCTCGAATCGGGTGCAGACATCATCGAGGTGTTCATTCCAATTTCTGACCGACAGCTCGAAGCCGTCATCGACGATTCGAGAGAATCAGCGTTCGATGCTGCCCATGAAGCCATCGACAGCGTTCGAGACGGTGGTGCGAAAGCACACCTCACGCTGATGGACGCCTTCAGAACCGATGCAGCAAGCGTGGCACCCGCGTTCGAGCAGTTCGACGCGCCGATCACACTTGCCGACACGGTTGGAGCACGGACACCCCCGTTCGTTGCGGGCTATCTTCGAACACTCGCCGAACTGGGTGTCTCGATCAACCGCGTCGGCGTCCACTTCCACGACGATCTCGGACTCGCAACAGCAAACGCGCTTGTCTCATCGCAGCTCGGCGTCGACCGCGTGGATGTGAGCGTTGCATCGCTCGGCGAACGAGCGGGTAATCCTGCGCTTGAAGAATGTGTCGTCGCCATCGAACAGGACGGTGATAGCGGCGTCGTACTCGATGAGCTCGTGCCGGTCTGTCGAGCGGTGCTCGACTCGCTCGACGAAACAGTCGATCCCCGAAAAGCCATCATTGGCGAGGCAGTTACGGCACACGAATCAGGGTTGCACACAGCTGCGATGCTTGAGGACCCAGCAACGTTCGAACCGTACGATCCCGAAATGTTCGGTGGAACACGCCAGCTCCTGTTCGGGGCACGGACGGGACAAAGCGCAGCACGAGAACTCCTCGAACGAGCAGAGCGAGAACCGACCGATGAACGGATCGAAAATCTACTCGAACGGCTTGTGGACGATGGGCCACTCGAACTCGATGCAGCCCTCGAAATGGCCGAGCGCGTCCAGTAG
- a CDS encoding CaiB/BaiF CoA-transferase family protein, which produces MTEADSGPLSGLRVIDCSGMISGGFATMQLADFGADVVMIEHPTHHDPIRDWTPFEDGISLWWKSLARNKRCITLDLSTDEGRTILCDLARDGDVLIENFRPGTMERWGLGYETLKDENPALIMTRISGYGQTGPRSKMPGFGTVAEAISGFAHVNGFPDREPLLPPISLADMAAAQFAVQATMFALYERAQSGEGQVIDVSLYESLFRMFPGAVEKYDRLGETSERIGNHHANAAPRNVYATADGYIALSASSQSIFENLARAIGHPELIEDERFATNGARVEHATELDTYIAPWIAARTTETVLQELGEGDAVVAPIYDMEDIFADEQYAARDDIIAVEDDDLGRVRTMNTVPKFSRTPGEIKHLGPRHGQHNDEIFLEELGLDREMYDELQHKGIV; this is translated from the coding sequence ATGACAGAGGCTGACAGTGGACCGCTTTCCGGTCTTCGGGTGATCGACTGTTCCGGGATGATCAGCGGTGGATTCGCAACGATGCAGCTCGCTGATTTCGGTGCAGACGTGGTGATGATCGAACACCCGACCCACCACGATCCGATTCGGGATTGGACACCGTTCGAGGATGGTATTTCGCTCTGGTGGAAATCACTCGCCCGCAACAAGCGGTGTATCACGCTCGATTTGAGTACTGACGAAGGACGTACGATCTTGTGTGATCTCGCACGCGACGGCGACGTGCTCATCGAGAACTTCCGTCCAGGAACGATGGAACGGTGGGGACTCGGCTACGAGACACTGAAGGACGAAAATCCTGCGCTCATCATGACTCGTATCTCCGGCTACGGACAGACGGGTCCTCGTTCGAAGATGCCTGGGTTCGGAACCGTCGCCGAGGCGATATCGGGATTCGCTCACGTCAACGGCTTTCCCGATCGTGAGCCGCTGTTACCACCTATCAGTCTCGCCGACATGGCTGCAGCACAATTCGCTGTGCAGGCAACGATGTTCGCACTCTACGAACGGGCACAGAGTGGAGAAGGACAGGTCATCGACGTGAGCCTGTACGAATCTCTCTTTCGAATGTTTCCCGGTGCCGTCGAGAAGTACGATCGGCTCGGCGAAACGTCAGAACGCATTGGGAACCATCACGCGAACGCCGCGCCTCGAAACGTCTACGCCACAGCAGATGGATATATCGCGCTGTCGGCATCGTCTCAGTCCATCTTCGAGAATCTTGCACGGGCGATCGGACATCCGGAACTCATTGAGGACGAACGATTCGCAACGAACGGCGCGCGTGTCGAACACGCAACCGAACTCGATACGTACATCGCACCGTGGATCGCAGCGCGGACAACCGAAACGGTACTGCAAGAACTCGGTGAGGGAGACGCCGTCGTCGCGCCGATATACGACATGGAAGACATCTTCGCAGACGAACAGTACGCGGCACGCGATGACATCATCGCTGTTGAGGACGACGATCTCGGCCGGGTACGGACGATGAATACGGTCCCGAAGTTCTCTCGCACTCCTGGGGAGATCAAACACCTCGGTCCACGACACGGACAGCACAACGACGAAATTTTCCTCGAAGAGCTCGGACTTGACAGAGAGATGTACGACGAACTCCAACACAAGGGTATCGTATGA
- a CDS encoding TFIIB-type zinc ribbon-containing protein — translation MKIRGQRECRECGTRWSYYETGTIVCPDCDSLRSRGVDDRTEHTSAPVTLDLAPARSMVESDGLSAALDDAVDRCREFIRRTGFIHAGELEPLSETFLAANELSYAAREANRAMRIDDDEELYLLTLLRGADDDRRPDSTAVPRSMRAARGLAYAAAIDAYQRDLRTFLETHPDQTAQSVFSTIEEHVRRIEALDGEVDPKTAERLVVATQETSEYIKTGAETQLVTAQDRLDEIV, via the coding sequence ATGAAAATCCGTGGCCAGCGCGAGTGTCGAGAGTGTGGAACGCGGTGGTCGTACTACGAGACCGGTACGATAGTCTGTCCGGACTGTGACAGTCTACGGAGCCGAGGCGTCGACGATCGGACTGAACACACCAGCGCCCCCGTTACCCTCGATCTCGCGCCCGCCCGGTCAATGGTCGAATCCGATGGGCTTTCTGCGGCTCTCGATGATGCTGTCGACAGGTGCCGGGAGTTCATCAGACGAACGGGATTCATCCATGCGGGCGAGCTCGAACCGCTATCGGAGACGTTTCTCGCGGCGAATGAGCTCTCGTACGCCGCTCGTGAGGCGAATCGAGCGATGCGGATCGACGACGATGAAGAACTGTACCTCCTCACTCTCCTTCGAGGCGCAGACGACGATCGACGCCCCGATTCGACAGCGGTTCCGCGATCGATGCGAGCAGCCCGTGGACTAGCCTACGCCGCCGCTATCGATGCATACCAGCGCGATCTCAGAACGTTTCTCGAGACACACCCCGATCAGACTGCACAGTCCGTCTTCTCGACGATCGAAGAACATGTGCGTCGGATCGAAGCACTCGACGGCGAGGTTGACCCCAAAACCGCAGAGCGGCTTGTCGTGGCCACCCAAGAAACGAGCGAATACATCAAAACGGGGGCTGAAACACAGCTTGTGACCGCTCAAGACCGTTTGGACGAGATCGTGTAG
- a CDS encoding asparaginase codes for MSRIHIIGTGGTIASTGGSDGATPSLSTESIVELVPDLTENTEVSTDQISQRPGFDMDLATLAAVAEQLPAADSVDGIIITHGTDTMAESAYALDLTLAHDAPPVVFTGAQRRPEEVSSDAPANLRDAVRAVTQLSRGVFLAFNGELHAARDVVKAHTSALETFTSPEVGPVASITRSGVRWNHEPGTADTPLGTETLDTDATVPIITSGLGVDGTQIEQVLEHADGIVIAGTGLGNVTAQLGEAISDALEQIPVVVASRCHTGATEPVYGTAGGGATLANRGVVFADALPPWKARIALLLALEAGVNPESVIA; via the coding sequence ATGTCACGGATACACATTATCGGAACTGGCGGAACAATTGCGAGCACGGGTGGATCGGATGGAGCAACTCCTTCACTCTCTACCGAATCGATAGTCGAACTGGTACCAGATCTTACTGAGAACACGGAGGTAAGCACCGATCAGATCAGTCAGCGTCCGGGGTTCGACATGGATCTTGCGACGCTTGCTGCGGTTGCCGAGCAGCTTCCGGCTGCTGATTCGGTCGACGGCATCATCATCACGCACGGAACAGATACAATGGCCGAGTCCGCGTACGCGCTCGACCTCACACTCGCGCACGATGCACCACCAGTCGTGTTTACTGGTGCACAGCGTCGCCCTGAGGAGGTGAGTTCAGACGCCCCAGCGAATCTCCGGGACGCTGTTCGGGCGGTTACACAGCTTTCTCGTGGCGTATTTCTCGCATTCAACGGCGAGTTACACGCCGCACGCGATGTTGTGAAAGCCCACACGAGCGCGCTCGAAACGTTCACGTCGCCTGAAGTTGGCCCGGTCGCATCAATTACTCGTAGCGGCGTGCGATGGAATCACGAACCGGGTACGGCAGACACACCACTCGGTACAGAGACCCTCGATACTGACGCCACTGTACCAATCATCACATCCGGTCTGGGTGTCGATGGGACGCAGATAGAGCAGGTACTCGAACACGCCGACGGCATCGTCATCGCGGGGACCGGACTCGGAAACGTGACTGCACAGCTCGGAGAGGCTATTTCTGACGCACTTGAGCAAATTCCGGTAGTCGTTGCATCGCGCTGTCACACCGGAGCGACCGAACCGGTGTACGGCACAGCTGGTGGCGGAGCAACGCTTGCGAATCGTGGTGTCGTCTTTGCGGACGCTCTGCCACCGTGGAAAGCACGAATTGCGCTGTTGCTCGCGCTCGAAGCGGGAGTTAACCCTGAGTCGGTGATTGCCTGA
- a CDS encoding DUF1028 domain-containing protein — translation MSPSKSQTHRTSRPAPSTFSIVARDPDSDAVGVAVQSKFVSVGGVVPFAAADAGAIATQSFANVSYGPDGLTALREGIPADQVVETLIEADEEAESRQVGIVGQDGSVGTFTGEECFDYAGDLSGETYTVQGNILENRETLTAMAKAYETIDGGLPERLIGALHAGNEAGGDKRGEQSAALYVVKSEGGYDGKNDRWIDVRVDDHDHPIDELERIFKLYDITLLERVEPDETQELCGAVAKAVLTTLADIGLYDGEPSGAFGDDARAALKQFQGMNNFENHDLALLEDALARGWSESDQTEPAVEGEARLIDAIWNGMSDRERL, via the coding sequence ATGTCACCATCCAAATCACAGACACATCGAACGTCGCGGCCAGCGCCGTCGACGTTTTCAATCGTCGCACGCGACCCGGACAGCGACGCTGTCGGTGTTGCCGTGCAATCGAAGTTCGTCAGTGTCGGAGGTGTTGTCCCCTTCGCTGCTGCTGATGCGGGTGCAATTGCTACACAGAGCTTCGCTAACGTTTCCTATGGTCCGGACGGACTCACAGCGCTCCGAGAAGGAATCCCTGCAGATCAGGTCGTTGAAACGCTCATCGAAGCGGACGAGGAAGCAGAGAGCCGACAGGTAGGCATCGTCGGACAGGACGGTTCCGTCGGGACGTTCACCGGTGAGGAGTGTTTCGACTATGCGGGGGATCTGTCTGGAGAGACGTACACTGTTCAGGGAAATATTCTCGAAAATCGGGAAACACTCACGGCGATGGCTAAGGCGTACGAGACGATCGATGGTGGTCTGCCCGAACGCCTCATTGGGGCACTCCACGCGGGTAACGAAGCGGGCGGCGACAAGCGCGGTGAGCAGAGCGCAGCGCTGTACGTCGTCAAATCCGAGGGGGGCTATGACGGGAAAAACGACCGCTGGATCGACGTTCGTGTCGACGATCACGACCATCCGATCGACGAACTCGAACGGATCTTCAAACTGTACGACATCACGCTGCTCGAACGCGTTGAACCAGACGAGACACAGGAGCTGTGTGGCGCAGTTGCCAAAGCGGTGCTCACGACGCTTGCCGATATTGGTCTCTACGACGGCGAGCCAAGCGGAGCGTTCGGCGACGACGCCCGAGCCGCTCTCAAACAGTTTCAGGGGATGAACAATTTCGAAAATCACGATCTCGCGCTCCTCGAAGACGCCCTCGCACGCGGTTGGTCGGAGAGCGACCAGACGGAACCAGCAGTCGAAGGCGAAGCTCGACTCATCGACGCCATCTGGAACGGGATGTCGGACCGAGAACGCCTGTAA
- a CDS encoding PadR family transcriptional regulator — protein MHDLTGFQRDLLYVIAGSEEPHGLAIKDELEDYYEKEIHHGRLYPNLDTLVEKGLVEKGQRDRRTNYYTLTRRGQREIDARNEWEAQYVEIGIEA, from the coding sequence ATGCACGATTTGACCGGTTTCCAGAGAGACTTACTGTACGTTATTGCTGGTAGTGAAGAACCACACGGCCTTGCAATCAAGGACGAACTCGAAGATTATTATGAAAAAGAGATTCATCACGGCCGTCTCTACCCCAATCTCGATACGCTCGTAGAGAAAGGATTAGTCGAGAAAGGTCAACGCGACCGGCGAACGAACTACTATACCCTCACTCGTCGCGGGCAGCGCGAAATCGACGCTCGCAACGAATGGGAGGCGCAGTACGTCGAAATCGGCATCGAAGCGTAA
- a CDS encoding RimK/LysX family protein, translated as MSVSEDSKQVRVGVLALHNSKETKVILNAVEDLGHQPVWLRRENTSVSIEDGEVTLDPEVDIIANRLLLSNSEEPAEGMGLAATFDHIRPMLNRPKSVQTSIHKFATAVTLADWNIPVPDALLALSNERLNEGRERFGDIGVYKTAIGTHGGGTWKVKLTEPVNPRVGNRQAFLQDLIERDGERHRDLRVYIVGEEIIGAMRRYAPDGDWRTNVALGGEVQDATEELPEEAAETALYTSEVMGLDYAGIDLVEGYDGWYVLEVNPTAGFKGLYRATGRNPGPYIAQKAIEHVGGTVEEERVHELATTLDDSTPSCMPSTARTTPEEVPLIGYIEEVVVSGTSGSTSSLAKSDTGATRSSIDTSLAAEIGAGPIKSMTRVKSGSVKGGKARPVVDLVIGIGGRQHTVTASVEDRSHMDYPLLLGRDILQHYQVNVRRRADIDQVNASHGDETEE; from the coding sequence ATGTCTGTTTCGGAGGATTCGAAACAAGTTCGGGTTGGTGTGCTCGCGCTCCACAACAGCAAGGAGACGAAGGTAATTTTAAATGCGGTCGAGGATCTCGGTCATCAGCCAGTTTGGTTACGACGCGAAAATACGTCAGTTTCCATCGAGGATGGTGAGGTCACCCTCGATCCCGAGGTAGACATCATCGCTAATCGGCTGTTGCTTTCGAACAGCGAGGAGCCAGCCGAAGGAATGGGGTTGGCTGCGACGTTTGATCACATTCGACCGATGCTCAATCGGCCAAAGTCCGTCCAAACGTCGATACACAAGTTTGCTACTGCGGTGACGCTCGCTGACTGGAACATTCCAGTTCCCGACGCGCTCCTTGCACTCTCGAACGAACGGCTCAACGAGGGGCGCGAGCGTTTTGGCGATATTGGCGTCTACAAGACAGCTATCGGTACCCACGGTGGTGGTACATGGAAGGTCAAGCTCACCGAACCAGTCAATCCACGCGTCGGGAATCGACAAGCGTTCCTTCAGGATCTCATCGAGCGCGACGGCGAACGGCACCGGGATCTACGCGTTTACATTGTCGGTGAAGAGATCATCGGTGCGATGCGACGGTACGCGCCGGATGGTGACTGGCGAACGAACGTCGCACTCGGTGGCGAGGTACAGGACGCGACTGAAGAATTACCCGAAGAAGCCGCCGAGACAGCGCTCTATACATCAGAGGTCATGGGTCTCGATTACGCTGGAATCGACCTCGTAGAGGGCTACGATGGCTGGTACGTGCTCGAAGTTAATCCGACTGCTGGATTCAAAGGACTGTATCGTGCGACTGGTCGAAACCCCGGGCCGTACATTGCACAGAAAGCCATCGAGCACGTCGGCGGTACTGTCGAGGAAGAGCGCGTGCACGAACTGGCAACGACGCTCGATGATTCGACGCCATCGTGTATGCCATCCACTGCACGAACGACTCCCGAAGAAGTACCACTCATCGGCTACATCGAGGAAGTCGTCGTTAGCGGTACGAGTGGATCAACCTCTTCGCTCGCAAAATCTGATACAGGCGCTACCAGATCGAGCATCGATACGTCGCTCGCTGCCGAGATCGGTGCAGGCCCCATCAAAAGCATGACGCGTGTCAAGTCGGGAAGCGTGAAAGGAGGAAAAGCCCGGCCAGTTGTCGACCTCGTCATCGGGATCGGTGGCCGACAGCACACGGTCACCGCGAGCGTCGAAGATCGGAGTCACATGGATTACCCGCTCCTTCTCGGCCGTGATATCCTCCAACATTATCAGGTCAACGTCCGACGACGCGCTGATATCGATCAGGTCAACGCCTCACACGGCGACGAGACCGAAGAGTAA
- a CDS encoding succinylglutamate desuccinylase/aspartoacylase family protein — translation MAEGDDDDAFTFQGGAVRPGETQNFRYTVSETYLGDPVRIPVTIINGERPGPVVFLSAAAHGDELNGIEVVREVAYTGMGDHADLAGTLVCLPVLNVPAFIAQQRYLPIYDRDLNRSFPGSETSTGSKRMAYRIFHNFIEPCDYGLDFHTSTRGRTNMVHVRANTERESVSRLANAFSTNVIISSEGPEGTLRREATEAGTPTITIEMGEAHRFQRSLIDRALEGVKSVLAEFSIRTMEKVRWPGWRTVIETSNDKTWLRADAGGLVDMHYDRGSLVYENDTICTIADPFHVETEEVTAPFTGLLVGVLENPLVYPGNPICHLVKLNDRTRRAIELEQAKNGRS, via the coding sequence ATGGCCGAGGGAGACGATGACGATGCGTTCACCTTTCAGGGTGGGGCTGTCAGGCCGGGAGAGACCCAGAACTTCCGGTATACGGTCAGTGAGACGTATCTCGGCGACCCGGTTCGGATTCCAGTCACGATCATCAACGGCGAGCGGCCGGGACCGGTCGTGTTCTTGAGCGCGGCTGCGCACGGTGATGAGCTGAACGGGATCGAAGTCGTGCGCGAGGTCGCGTATACGGGGATGGGAGATCACGCTGATCTCGCGGGGACGCTCGTCTGCCTCCCCGTGTTGAACGTTCCTGCGTTCATTGCCCAACAGCGGTATCTTCCGATCTACGACCGCGATCTGAATCGATCGTTTCCGGGCAGTGAAACGAGCACTGGTTCAAAGCGCATGGCCTACCGCATCTTCCACAACTTCATCGAGCCGTGTGATTACGGTCTCGACTTTCACACCTCGACGAGAGGTCGGACGAACATGGTTCACGTCCGGGCGAACACAGAGCGTGAGTCCGTCTCGCGGCTCGCAAACGCCTTCTCGACGAACGTTATCATCTCGAGCGAGGGTCCGGAAGGCACCCTCCGGCGCGAGGCCACGGAAGCGGGAACGCCGACAATCACCATTGAGATGGGTGAAGCACACCGCTTTCAGCGGTCCCTCATCGATCGAGCGCTTGAGGGCGTAAAGAGCGTCCTCGCGGAGTTCAGCATTCGCACGATGGAGAAAGTTCGCTGGCCCGGCTGGCGGACGGTCATCGAAACAAGTAACGATAAGACGTGGCTTCGTGCCGACGCTGGTGGGTTGGTCGATATGCACTACGATCGCGGCTCGCTCGTCTACGAAAACGACACCATCTGTACGATTGCAGATCCGTTCCACGTCGAGACCGAGGAAGTCACTGCGCCGTTTACTGGTCTCCTCGTCGGCGTGCTCGAAAATCCGCTCGTCTATCCGGGGAATCCTATCTGCCACCTCGTGAAACTCAATGATCGTACTCGACGAGCAATCGAACTCGAACAAGCCAAAAACGGACGATCCTAA
- the sdhC gene encoding succinate dehydrogenase, cytochrome b556 subunit: MSQSYDRGLVEDFGRWAEFSAGMWAWVFHKFTGWVLIGYLFTHIAVLSTAIEGPALYTNTLQGLEALAIVRFMEVGLLAVAVFHILNGIRLLFVDLGVGLDAQDKSFYASLVLTGAITVASVPTFLAGL; the protein is encoded by the coding sequence ATGAGTCAGTCGTACGATCGGGGACTCGTTGAGGACTTCGGCCGTTGGGCGGAGTTCTCTGCCGGAATGTGGGCGTGGGTGTTCCACAAGTTCACCGGCTGGGTTCTCATCGGCTATCTGTTCACCCACATCGCTGTTCTTAGCACCGCTATCGAAGGTCCAGCCCTTTACACCAACACGCTTCAAGGACTTGAGGCACTTGCCATCGTCCGGTTTATGGAGGTTGGACTGCTCGCAGTCGCCGTCTTCCACATCCTCAATGGTATCCGTTTACTGTTCGTCGATCTGGGTGTCGGGCTGGATGCGCAAGACAAAAGCTTCTATGCGTCGCTAGTACTCACAGGAGCGATTACCGTCGCAAGCGTGCCAACATTCCTCGCGGGGTTATAA
- a CDS encoding succinate dehydrogenase hydrophobic membrane anchor subunit: MAEYYTSFSRDDTRWLLQRVTAVFLIGVLAFHFMLLHFVHHAAEIEFAGTQARMSQPGYFVTMVSFLIAATFHGVNGVYNALVNQGLEGTPRAVIKYGLIITGLLLVIQGIRVATVMAGVTIS, from the coding sequence ATGGCAGAATACTACACATCGTTCTCTCGGGACGACACACGCTGGCTACTCCAACGAGTGACAGCGGTATTTCTCATCGGTGTGCTCGCATTCCACTTCATGTTGTTGCACTTCGTGCATCACGCTGCCGAGATTGAGTTTGCGGGGACACAGGCCCGTATGAGTCAACCGGGATATTTCGTAACAATGGTCTCGTTCCTCATTGCCGCAACGTTCCATGGCGTCAACGGCGTCTACAACGCCCTCGTGAATCAGGGACTTGAGGGAACACCACGAGCAGTCATCAAGTACGGTCTCATCATCACGGGGCTCCTCCTCGTTATCCAGGGAATCCGTGTCGCAACCGTGATGGCCGGTGTCACTATCAGTTGA
- a CDS encoding succinate dehydrogenase/fumarate reductase iron-sulfur subunit, whose product MSTHVPESESESETGAPEQTEEQIPAAQQRRLAKKQERSDQREQRAESESETDEQTVHLKVFRYDPEVESKSRPRFDDFHIPFKKGMTVLDALIYSRDHYDSSLTFRHSCRQAICGSDALFINGAQRLGCQTQVSDLDDPVRIEPLPHQEVVKDLVVDMEHFYEQMDAVDPYFRDEDVPSGLEEQNQTRENREKIKMSTRCIWCGACTSSCNIAAGGNYLGPAAINKAYRFAMDDRESDALQQERFETIEQENGVWRCQTQFSCTNVCPKDIPLTEHIQELKREAVKSNLKFW is encoded by the coding sequence ATGAGTACACACGTTCCAGAATCCGAGTCCGAATCCGAAACGGGAGCACCGGAACAAACAGAAGAACAGATACCAGCTGCTCAGCAGCGACGACTCGCGAAAAAGCAAGAGCGGAGCGATCAGCGCGAACAACGAGCCGAGTCGGAATCCGAGACAGACGAGCAGACGGTTCATCTCAAAGTCTTTCGCTACGATCCAGAAGTCGAAAGCAAAAGCAGACCACGATTTGATGACTTTCATATCCCGTTCAAGAAGGGTATGACAGTTCTCGACGCGCTCATCTACTCGCGCGATCACTACGACTCATCGCTTACGTTCCGCCATTCCTGCCGACAGGCGATCTGTGGGTCCGACGCACTGTTCATCAATGGTGCCCAGCGCCTCGGTTGTCAAACGCAGGTTTCTGATCTCGACGATCCAGTGCGCATTGAACCGCTACCGCATCAGGAAGTCGTGAAGGATCTCGTCGTCGATATGGAACACTTCTACGAGCAGATGGACGCGGTCGATCCGTATTTCCGCGACGAAGACGTTCCGTCGGGACTCGAAGAACAGAACCAGACGCGTGAAAACAGAGAGAAAATCAAGATGAGTACGCGCTGTATCTGGTGTGGCGCGTGCACATCCTCGTGTAACATCGCGGCTGGCGGAAACTATCTCGGGCCGGCGGCGATCAACAAAGCCTACCGGTTTGCGATGGACGACCGCGAAAGCGATGCATTACAACAAGAGCGCTTTGAAACCATCGAGCAGGAAAATGGCGTGTGGCGGTGCCAGACACAGTTCTCCTGCACGAACGTTTGTCCAAAGGATATCCCTCTCACAGAGCACATACAGGAATTGAAACGAGAGGCAGTGAAAAGCAACCTCAAATTCTGGTGA